Within Bacteroidota bacterium, the genomic segment TCTTTTGAAAAATGAACTGCTCCTCCATAAATTACAATTTCATTTCTTTCAGGCTGCTTGTCAACTACAGGGCAAGCCATTGAAACAGCAATTTGTTCATAAGAACAGACTCCTAATTTTTCTTGCATTAGATCAAAAAAAACAAAATTGCCGGGTCGAATTTCATTTACGCCATTAAAATTTTCTGCAAGGGTACAAGAGGGTGTGTCTCCAATTGAAACAATAATATTTTTTGACTTTTTTTCAAAATGTTTTTTTAATAAAACAAGCTTTTCTTTTGAATCGGAATGTATTTTTAAAATCTCTCTTGTATTCTTAGCATCATAAGTATTTCCTGAGTGAGTTAAAAATCCGCAAAACAAATGTTTGCCTTTTTTAATTTCTTTTATTGTTTGACCTATTTGCTTAAAATCATCAGCAGAAATGCCTGAGCGATGATAGCCTGTATCAATTTTTATGAAAATGCTAACTTTGTTTGTTAATACATTATTTATAAATTTGACACTTTCATAATTTGCAACAAGCAAATTAAGTTTAATCTTTTTTGCTAAAATGTCAATTTTGTCTAACTCAGGAATATTGACAGGAAAAGCAATTGTAATATTTTCCCATCCTTTATCAGAAAAATATTCAGCCATTTCAACAGAGGAAACAGTGATTTTAGAAACACCATAATCCATAAACCACCTTCCAATTTCCGCAGATTGGTGTGTTTTAAAATGAGGACGAAATTGTAAGTTGTGTTTTTTTGCTTTTAAAAGCATTAATTCAATATTTTGAATACATTTCTTTTTATCAATTAACAATTCGGGTTTTGTTATTGAAACAGACAAAATATTAAATGTTTTTATTTTGATTCAGTTTTATAGCACTCTCACTAATCCGTGCATTTTTCAATGCAATTTATTATTTCTGATAATTGTAAAAACTTTAGTGAATAAATCTTCTTTTTCCCATCTCTAACAGATTTTACAATTCTTTGGTTTTTAAGTACTCTTAGGTGATTTGAAGTTGCCGCCTGACCGATGTTTAGTCGTTTTTGAATATCGGTAACAGTCATTTCTTTGTTTTTTTCAAGCATATCAACAATGGCTATTCGTAGTGGGTGTCCTATTGTGCGAAGTTTAGTTGCCATACATTCTAACTTCTCAAGGTCTAAGGAATTTTTTAACATCTTATATTTTTTAATATTATAATGAATTATATATTGCCACAAATGTAATATAATAATTTGATTTTATAGATATTTAAATATTTTTATTTAAGTAGTGTCTCTAAGAAAAATCTACAAAATTAAAAATGTTTCTTTTTGCGTTTTTTTATTTTTCTAAAATCACTGATGCAAAGGTATCAGCTCATTTCCAAAAAGT encodes:
- a CDS encoding alanine racemase, which codes for MSVSITKPELLIDKKKCIQNIELMLLKAKKHNLQFRPHFKTHQSAEIGRWFMDYGVSKITVSSVEMAEYFSDKGWENITIAFPVNIPELDKIDILAKKIKLNLLVANYESVKFINNVLTNKVSIFIKIDTGYHRSGISADDFKQIGQTIKEIKKGKHLFCGFLTHSGNTYDAKNTREILKIHSDSKEKLVLLKKHFEKKSKNIIVSIGDTPSCTLAENFNGVNEIRPGNFVFFDLMQEKLGVCSYEQIAVSMACPVVDKQPERNEIVIYGGAVHFSKEYIFDEKGNKIFGRVVKLNSESWSNPLNNAYLKSMSQEHGIIKLEKEDFDKIKIASIIGILPVHSCLSSNNMNSYLDFEGTGISKFNYPQNLREVL
- a CDS encoding metalloregulator ArsR/SmtB family transcription factor, with product MLKNSLDLEKLECMATKLRTIGHPLRIAIVDMLEKNKEMTVTDIQKRLNIGQAATSNHLRVLKNQRIVKSVRDGKKKIYSLKFLQLSEIINCIEKCTD